Proteins from a single region of Acanthochromis polyacanthus isolate Apoly-LR-REF ecotype Palm Island chromosome 11, KAUST_Apoly_ChrSc, whole genome shotgun sequence:
- the LOC127536015 gene encoding uncharacterized protein LOC127536015, with the protein MDSTQSENRKEEETQFDKRSSSSHSSKSSAKSGKLSVRSSAGSKRSTASSKVSMAAAQAQAEAQAAKARLAYAEREMNIKVEKARLEASLDVLNLQKEADAAIAKAEVMESAAAQLIITEHSEELIYLPLQQTTEQKVSEYINKHSSTNPPQTRETFQQDDTNQEQHSTLIYTPLRAKQEPVYYSPQPQEGAKRPAQTDVMHQASLNVSHPQQTMSNDANNTTNELARFLARSQLVTGGLTKFDDKPETYLSWKATFQSTIIDLGLTASEELNLLIRWLGPESTEHAKRLKAVNIKHPHAGLHMIWMRLDECFGSPEAIENSLFSRIQNFPKLTSKEPHKLRDLSDLLCELEAAKQDGYLPGLSYLDTARGVGPIVEKLPFHLQEKWTMIGSKYKADHHVSFPPFAFFVEFVKGQAKARNDPSFTTSYSSLANPTTNYKRGKTQGNYTQKQSVTVHKTDISVGANTKEECEDIKRQCPIHHKPHPLKRCRGFRTMLLEDRRKVLKDNNLCYRCLSSTTHQAKNCKAIVKCDECNSDKHLAALHPGPAPQTSKIPSSPKENGGEQELTQDLDVTATCTEVCGNQITGKSCSKICLVQVYPKGEPHNMKKMYAIIDDQSNQSLAKTEFFEAFGIQGTATPYTLKTCAGTTQVTGRRACDYIVQSLDGKMNFPLPTLIECNAIPNNREEIPTAEAALYHPHLKAIAAEIPPLEPNADILLLIGRNLLRVHKVRKQISGKHSDPFAQKLDLGWVIIGDVCLGTAHKPSEVNTLKTHVLDNGRPSYLTPCDSRFNVKESFTMSQTKPASNPVSLSNPHAKPTFENLGEAVFTRTTEDNQLAHSVEDMIFLKKMEGFFKDETNSWVAPLPFRSPRRLLPDNRCYAHKRLMSLRRALDKRPDMKAHFVEFMQKMLDNKHAELAPPCNENKETWYLPIFGVYHPQKPGKIRVVFDSSAQFDGVSLNDCLLSGPDLNNTLIGVLLRFRKEPVAITADIEQMFYCFVVQEDHRDYLRFLWYEDNDLAKDVVDYRMRVHVFGNSPSPAVAIYGLRMAAKEAEGEYGTGARNFIEQDFYVDDALKSFSTEAEAVDVLQRAQKMLALSNLRLHKIASNKVEVVNAFPPEDRAKEIKDLDLSTDKPPVQRSLGVIWDTTSDTFTFDVPQEQKPFTRRGVLSTVNSLFDPLGLLAPVTIKGRLLLRELSSSNLEWDSPLPQDMYDDWRKWHDSLQHLKALSIPRTYVSFSISQANFIELCVFSDASVKAIAAVAYLRVTHEDNHNEVGFVMGKAKLAPMPELTVPRLELCAAVLAVEMSELLREELKLKIDKTSFYTDSKVVLGYIHNQHRRFHVYVNNRVQRIKQSSLPDQWKYVPTEHNPADHGSRSLPAEKISSTTWWSGPAILFDKTTVTPEKGPFKLIDPESDVEIRQNVTTLVTGTNHKALGSSRFERFSKWTSIVRAVTYLCHIAHSFKSRDKRECKRWHLCKSSLTEEAVTKAEHTIIKCVQHEVYAEEIKCIKTKQDIPRNSSLYKLNPIIDHEDLLRVGGRLSESKLQSHEIHPLLIPGKHHIATLLIRHHHNAVKHQGRHFTEGAVRASGVWLVGAKRSISSVIHKCVICRKLRGKTEQQIMADLPAERLQTDPPFSYVGLDVFGPWEVTTRRTKGGQANSKRWAVIFTCMSTRAIHIEVIETLSSSSFINALRRFFALRGPAKQLRSDCGTNFVGASKELKLDPPKPNETSVEDYLCEQRCSWVFNPPHSSHMGGTWERMIGIARRILDSMLLQSGNPKLTHEVLTTLLAEVTAIINARPLVPVSSDPEAPLILTPMTLLTQKTNAIPIPSGDFNKADMFKHQWKRVQVLADTFWARWQKEYLNMLQSRQKWQRNRPNLKEGDIILLKDKQLKRNEWPMGIIVKTLPSKDGVVRKLEVKVSGEKTSKTFSRPISDCILILSTV; encoded by the coding sequence ATGGATTCAACACAATCTGAAAATcgaaaggaagaagaaacacaatttGACAAAAGGTCGTCCTCCTCTCACTCATCCAAGTCCTCAGCGAAGTCGGGGAAACTGAGTGTTCGATCATCTGCAGGATCAAAGAGGTCAACAGCTTCAAGTAAAGTCAGCATGGCCGCAGCACAGGCACAAGCAGAGGCTCAAGCAGCAAAGGCAAGGCTTGCTTATGCTGAAAGAGAGATGAACATCAAAGTTGAAAAGGCACGTTTAGAGGCGAGTTTGGATGTTCTCAACCTGCAAAAAGAAGCAGATGCAGCCATTGCTAAAGCAGAGGTAATGGagtctgctgcagctcagctCATCATCACAGAGCACAGCGAAGAGTTAATCTATTTGCCTCTACAACAAACTACAGAACAAAAAGTAAGTGAATACATCAACAAACACAGTAGCACTAATCCACCTCAAACCAGAGAGACCTTTCAACAGGATGATACAAATCAGGAACAACATTCAACATTAATTTACACACCTCTCCGTGCCAAACAAGAACCAGTTTATTACTCACCTCAGCCACAAGAGGGCGCCAAAAGACCAGCACAAACAGATGTAATGCACCAAGCTTCTCTCAATGTGTCTCATCCACAGCAAACAATGTCAAATGACGCTAACAACACAACCAATGAACTTGCCAGATTTCTAGCTAGAAGTCAACTGGTAACAGGAGGACTGACAAAGTTTGATGACAAGCCAGAGACCTACCTAAGCTGGAAAGCCACATTCCAGAGTACCATCATAGATCTTGGTCTTACAGCCAGTGAAGAACTAAACCTCCTCATTAGGTGGCTTGGTCCAGAGTCCACAGAACATGCCAAGAGATTAAAAGCAGTTAATATCAAACATCCGCACGCTGGTTTACACATGATATGGATGAGGCTGGACGAATGCTTTGGATCACCAGAAGCAATTGAAAACTCCCTGTTCTCAAGAATCCAAAACTTTCCAAAACTTACAAGCAAAGAACCACACAAGCTTCGCGATCTGTCAGATCTACTTTGTGAACTTGAAGCAGCAAAGCAAGATGGATATCTGCCAGGTTTGAGTTACCTCGACACTGCGAGGGGAGTAGGTCCAATTGTGGAAAAGTTGCCCTTTCATCTGCAAGAGAAGTGGACAATGATAGGGTCAAAGTATAAAGCAGACCATCATGTGAGCTTTCCACCTTTCGCCTTCTTTGTTGAATTTGTGAAAGGACAAGCCAAGGCAAGAAATGACCCAAGCTTCACCACAAGTTACAGCTCTCTTGCAAATCCTACAACTAActacaaaagaggaaaaacacaaggtaactacacacaaaaacagtcagtCACAGTGCACAAAACAGACATATCAGTGGGAGCAAATACAAAGGAAGAGTGCGAAGACATTAAAAGACAATGTCCCATACATCACAAACCACACCCACTGAAAAGATGCAGGGGTTTCAGAACTATGTTGCTTGAGGACAGGAGAAAGGTACTCAAAGACAACAACCTCTGCTATCGATGCCTTTCTTCCACTACCCACCAAGCCAAGAACTGCAAAGCTATCGTAAAGTGTGATGAATGTAACAGCGACAAGCATTTGGCTGCTCTCCACCCAGGTCCAGCACCGCAAACATCTAAGATTCCCTCATCTCCTAAAGAGAACGGCGGGGAGCAAGAACTCACACAGGACTTAGATGTTACAGCTACATGTACAGAGGTATGTGGAAATCAAATCACTGGAAAGTCATGCTCCAAGATTTGTTTGGTGCAAGTCTACCCAAAAGGTGAGCCACACAACATGAAAAAGATGTATGCAATAATAGACGATCAGAGTAACCAATCACTAGCCAAGACAGAgttttttgaagcatttggaatACAAGGCACAGCCACACCATACACGCTGAAAACGTGTGCTGGCACGACACAAGTCACTGGTAGAAGAGCATGCGACTACATAGTGCAATCACTGGATGGAAAAATGAACTTTCCTCTTCCAACGCTGATAGAGTGCAATGCTATCCCCAACAATCGGGAAGAAATACCCACTGCAGAAGCTGCCTTGTATCACCCGCATCTGAAGGCCATAGCTGCTGAAATACCACCACTTGAACCAAACGCTGATATACTGTTGCTGATTGGACGCAATCTTCTCAGAGTACACAAGGTGAGAAAGCAAATCAGTGGCAAGCACAGTGACCCATTTGCCCAGAAGCTCGACTTAGGCTGGGTCATCATCGGTGATGTGTGTTTAGGCACTGCTCACAAGCCAAGTGAGGTAAACACTCTCAAAACACATGTGTTGGACAATGGACGCCCAAGCTATCTCACTCCCTGTGACAGTCGCTTTAATGTGAAAGAGAGCTTTACAATGAGCCAAACTAAACCTGCTTCCAACCCAGTTTCACTTTCAAACCCACACGCAAAGCCAACATTTGAGAATCTCGGAGAAGCTGTGTTTACTCGCACTACTGAGGACAATCAGCTTGCACACTCAGTCGAAGACATGATCTTTCTGAAGAAGATGGAAGGATTTTTCAAAGATGAAACAAATAGCTGGGTAGCACCACTCCCGTTTCGTAGCCCCAGACGCTTACTCCCTGACAACAGGTGCTACGCCCATAAGCGGCTCATGTCTCTGCGACGTGCGCTTGACAAGAGACCAGACATGAAGGCGCACTTTGTTGAGTTTATGCAGAAGATGCTTGACAACAAACATGCAGAGTTGGCACCACCttgcaatgaaaacaaagagacCTGGTATCTCCCCATTTTCGGCGTATACCACCCACAGAAGCCAGGGAAGATCCGTGTGGTGTTTGATTCCAGTGCGCAGTTTGATGGAGTGTCTCTCAATGACTGTCTATTGTCAGGGCCTGATCTAAATAACACACTCATAGGTGTCCTCCTTCGCTTTAGAAAAGAACCTGTTGCTATCACAGCCGACATCGAGCAGATGTTTTACTGCTTTGTCGTCCAGGAAGATCACAGGGATTACCTTCGCTTCCTTTGGTACGAAGACAACGATTTGGCCAAAGATGTCGTGGACTATCGCATGCGGGTACATGTCTTTGGTAATAGTCCCTCACCAGCAGTGGCGATCTATGGGTTGAGGATGGCAGCAAAGGAGGCAGAAGGTGAATATGGAACTGGTGCTCGAAACTTCATAGAACAAGATTTCTATGTGGATGATGCGTTAAAGTCCTTCTCGACAGAAGCAGAGGCTGTTGACGTACTACAGAGAGCCCAGAAAATGCTTGCTCTTTCTAATCTACGTCTTCACAAGATAGCCTCCAACAAAGTGGAAGTAGTGAATGCTTTCCCACCTGAAGACAGGGCAAAAGAAATCAAAGACCTTGATCTGTCAACTGACAAGCCCCCAGTCCAGCGTAGTTTGGGTGTGATTTGGGACACCACATCAGACACTTTCACATTTGATGTTCCACAAGAGCAAAAGCCCTTTACACGACGTGGTGTGCTCTCAACTGTAAACAGCCTGTTCGATCCTCTAGGGCTGCTTGCACCTGTAACTATCAAAGGAAGACTTCTTCTCAGAGAGCTCTCCAGCAGCAATCTTGAGTGGGACAGTCCGTTGCCTCAAGACATGTACGACGATTGGAGAAAATGGCATGACTCTCTGCAGCATCTCAAAGCTCTGAGCATTCCCCGTACGTATGTTTCCTTCTCTATCTCACAAGCCAACTTTATCGaactctgtgtgttctcagatGCTTCAGTTAAAGCTATAGCTGCAGTGGCTTACTTGAGAGTCACTCATGAAGACAACCACAATGAAGTCGGGTTTGTCATGGGTAAGGCGAAACTAGCCCCCATGCCAGAGCTCACCGTCCCGAGGTTAGAACTGTGTGCTGCAGTGCTAGCAGTGGAAATGTCTGAGCTTCTCAGAGAGGAACTAAAGCTGAAAATTGACAAGACCTCATTTTACACTGACAGCAAAGTGGTGTTAGGATACATCCACAACCAACACCGACGATTCCATGTGTATGTGAACAATCGTGTCCAGAGAATCAAGCAATCGTCTCTGCCAGATCAGTGGAAGTATGTCCCGACAGAGCACAATCCTGCTGATCATGGATCTCGCTCACTGCCAGCAGAGAAGATCTCCAGCACCACATGGTGGTCTGGTCCAGCCATTCTCTTTGACAAAACCACTGTCACTCCTGAAAAAGGCCCATTCAAGCTCATTGATCCAGAGTCAGATGTTGAAATTCGACAGAATGTAACAACTCTTGTGACTGGCACAAACCACAAAGCCTTGGGTTCATCACGTTTTGAACGTTTCTCAAAGTGGACCTCAATAGTCAGAGCAGTAACTTACCTATGTCATATTGCTCACAGTTTCAAGTCCAGAGACAAACGAGAATGTAAACGCTGGCATCTTTGCAAATCAAGCCTCACAGAAGAAGCTGTGACAAAAGCAGAGCACACAATCATCAAATGTGTTCAACATGAAGTGTACGCAGAAGAAATTAAGTGCatcaagacaaaacaagacataccACGAAACAGTTCACTTTACAAGCTCAATCCGATCATTGACCATGAAGATCTACTTCGAGTAGGTGGACGTCTGTCAGAGTCAAAGCTACAGAGTCACGAAATCCATCCTCTGCTGATCCCAGGAAAGCATCACATTGCTACACTGCTCATTCGACATCACCACAACGCTGTTAAGCATCAAGGAAGACACTTCACTGAGGGAGCTGTGAGAGCAAGTGGCGTGTGGTTAGTGGGTGCCAAAAGATCTATCAGCAGTGTCATCCACAAATGTGTGATCTGTAGAAAGCTACGAGGCAAGACAGAGCAACAAATCATGGCAGACCTGCCCGCCGAACGTTTACAAACCGATCCCCCATTTTCCTATGTTGGCCTGGATGTATTCGGACCGTGGGAGGTTACAACACGACGCACTAAAGGTGGTCAAGCCAACAGCAAAAGATGGGCAGTGATATTCACTTGTATGTCTACAAGAGCCATTCATATTGAAGTGATTGAAACACTCAGCTCATCAAGTTTCATAAATGCTCTTCGTAGATTTTTTGCACTCAGAGGTCCTGCTAAACAGCTAAGATCCGACTGCGGAACCAACTTTGTTGGTGCATCGAAAGAGTTGAAGTTGGATCCTCCAAAGCCCAATGAGACAAGTGTGGAAGACTACTTATGCGAACAGAGGTGCTCCTGGGTTTTCAACCCTCCTCACTCATCCCACATGGGAGGCACATGGGAGCGTATGATCGGGATAGCACGACGCATACTGGACTCAATGCTCTTGCAATCAGGAAACCCCAAGTTAACCCATGAGGTCCTCACAACACTGTTGGCTGAAGTCACGGCCATTATCAATGCAAGGCCCTTGGTACCAGTCTCTTCTGATCCTGAAGCTCCTTTAATCTTGACTCCTATGACGCTTCTCACACAAAAGACTAATGCAATCCCGATTCCATCAGGGGATTTCAACAAAGCTGACATGTTCAAACATCAGTGGAAGAGAGTTCAAGTTCTTGCTGACACTTTTTGGGCCCGCTGGCAAAAAGAGtacctgaacatgctccaaagTCGTCAGAAGTGGCAGCGCAACAGACCGAATCTAAAAGAAGGTGACATCATTCTTCTCAAGGACAAACAACTAAAACGGAACGAATGGCCAATGGGAATCATTGTCAAGACTCTCCCGAGCAAAGATGGAGTCGTAAGGAAGCTGGAGGTCAAGGTGTCAGGGGAGAAGACTTCAAAGACTTTTTCTAGACCTATTTCGGACTGTATACTTATTTTATCTACAGTTTAG
- the LOC127536019 gene encoding uncharacterized protein LOC127536019, whose translation MIFIQDMDVNTFYGRKWEDFEVRAIPTDSEDSELDSDSEETDQEEWIPESGENQPQYSESETEEEQGDEHEEVAEVPHLPRWRKLHNTNYHLLDMIISTTWLLYRRDCEGSGMRKKEVIKLYTFKSFIAEGLCKSGKSLEKKRGRHSLSIAAAYEEKMKRGPTAPIPVPDVRLDQTAHWLIMTGDKGRCRVPRCNGTPKAMCRKCNVHLCFTPDRNCFLKFHTG comes from the exons ATGATATTTATACAGGACATGGATGTTAATACATTTTATGGAAGGAAGTGGGAGGATTTTGAGGTTCGGGCCATTCCCACAGACAGCGAGGACAGTGAACTTGACAGTGACAGTGAGGAAACGGACCAGGAGGAATGGATCCCTGAGTCAG GAGAAAACCAGCCTCAATACAGCGAGTCTGAGACAGAGGAAGAGCAAGGAGATGAACATGAAGAGGTGGCTGAAGTGCCTCACCTCCCGAGATggagaaaactccacaacactAACTACCACCTCCTGGACATGATCATCAGCACCACCTGGCTGCTCTACCGAAGAGACTGTGAAGGCAGTGGTATGAGGAAGAAAGAGGTAATTAAGCTTTATactttcaagtcatttattGCAGAGGGCCTCTGCAAAAGTGGGAAGAGCCTGGAGAAGAAGAGAGGTCGTCACAGCCTGTCCATTGCTGCCGCATatgaggagaagatgaagagagGACCCACAGCTCCCATTCCAGTCCCAGATGTCCGCCTGGATCAAACAGCTCACTGGCTCATTATGACCGGGGACAAGGGGAGATGCAGGGTGCCACGGTGCAATGGTACACCAAAAGCTATGTGCCGCAAATGTAATGTCCACCTCTGCTTTACCCCCGATCGCAACTGCTTCCTGAAGTTCCACACTGGATAA